A single region of the Leptolyngbyaceae cyanobacterium genome encodes:
- a CDS encoding GDP-L-fucose synthase yields MAGLDLKDKRILVTGGAGFLGRQVVQQLCDAGADRDKITIPRSREYDLRSMDVCEKLSQNQDVIVHLAAHVGGIGLNREKPGELFYDNLMMGVQLIHAAYQNGVEKFVCVGTICAYPKFTPVPFKEDDLWEGYPEETNAPYGVAKKALLVQLQSYRQQYGFNGVYLLPVNLYGPEDNFDPRSSHVIPALIRKVHEAQVRGDKQLPVWGDGSPSREFLYVDDAARGIVMATQSYDESDPVNLGTNYEITIKDLVELICDLMGFQGEIVWETDKPNGQPRRCLDTERAKEKFGFAAQVEFKQGLKNTIDWYRQHAE; encoded by the coding sequence ATGGCAGGATTGGATTTGAAAGATAAACGGATTTTGGTCACTGGCGGGGCTGGTTTCTTAGGCCGCCAGGTGGTGCAACAATTGTGTGATGCGGGAGCCGATCGCGATAAGATTACGATACCCCGATCGCGCGAGTACGATTTGCGATCGATGGATGTTTGCGAAAAACTTTCCCAAAATCAAGATGTCATCGTTCACTTGGCGGCGCACGTTGGCGGTATTGGTTTAAATCGGGAAAAACCGGGTGAATTGTTCTACGATAATTTGATGATGGGCGTGCAATTAATTCACGCTGCTTATCAAAATGGTGTGGAAAAATTTGTCTGCGTTGGTACTATCTGCGCTTATCCGAAATTTACACCAGTTCCGTTTAAAGAAGATGACCTTTGGGAAGGTTATCCTGAAGAAACGAACGCACCTTACGGTGTGGCGAAAAAAGCTTTGTTGGTGCAATTACAATCTTATCGGCAACAGTATGGATTCAATGGTGTCTATCTGTTACCTGTGAATTTATACGGCCCGGAAGATAATTTCGATCCTCGTAGTTCTCACGTAATTCCTGCTTTAATTCGCAAAGTTCACGAAGCACAAGTACGGGGAGATAAACAGTTACCTGTTTGGGGTGATGGCAGTCCGAGTCGCGAATTTCTTTATGTAGATGATGCGGCACGGGGAATCGTCATGGCTACTCAGTCTTACGATGAATCTGACCCGGTGAATTTGGGAACTAATTATGAAATTACCATCAAAGATTTAGTGGAATTAATTTGCGATTTGATGGGATTTCAGGGAGAGATTGTTTGGGAAACCGATAAGCCAAACGGTCAACCTCGGCGTTGTTTGGATACCGAACGCGCTAAGGAAAAGTTTGGTTTCGCCGCGCAAGTGGAGTTTAAGCAAGGGCTGAAGAATACGATAGATTGGTATCGTCAGCACGCTGAATAA
- the gmd gene encoding GDP-mannose 4,6-dehydratase, translated as MTERKRALLTGITGQDGSYLSEFLLEQGYEVHGIIRRTSTFNTDRIDHIYVDPHNPEARLFLHYGDLTEGVTLRRILEEVKPVEIYNLGAQSHVRVSFDSPEYTVDTVAMGVLRLLEAIRDYQQRTGIEVRYYQAGSSEMFGKVQEIPQKETTPFYPRSPYACAKVYGHWQTVNYRESYGLFACNGILFNHESPRRGETFVTRKITRAVARIVAGKQKKTYLGNLDSKRDWGYAKDYVRAMWLMLQQEQPDDYVIATGETYSIREFLDLAFGYVNLNWQDYVEFDERYLRPAEVELLIGDPTKAKQKLGWEPSVTFPELVGLMVEADLQRLGLTLPDGKGEKFARDIATIRQDAATVME; from the coding sequence ATGACGGAACGGAAGCGAGCGCTACTCACGGGTATTACTGGTCAAGATGGTTCTTACTTGAGTGAGTTTTTGCTCGAACAAGGGTATGAAGTTCATGGGATTATCCGCCGGACTTCTACGTTTAATACAGACCGTATAGATCATATATATGTAGACCCTCATAATCCAGAAGCACGGTTGTTTCTGCATTACGGTGATTTAACTGAAGGTGTAACCTTACGCCGAATTTTAGAAGAAGTTAAGCCAGTAGAAATTTATAACCTGGGGGCGCAATCTCACGTTAGAGTTAGCTTTGACTCGCCGGAGTACACCGTGGATACAGTGGCGATGGGTGTATTGCGTTTACTGGAAGCTATTCGCGATTACCAGCAACGCACGGGTATTGAAGTGCGCTACTATCAAGCGGGTTCTTCTGAGATGTTCGGGAAAGTGCAGGAAATTCCTCAGAAGGAAACGACGCCGTTTTATCCGCGCAGTCCATATGCTTGTGCCAAGGTTTACGGTCACTGGCAAACTGTGAATTATCGGGAATCTTACGGTTTGTTTGCTTGTAATGGTATATTATTTAACCATGAAAGTCCGCGTCGTGGAGAAACTTTCGTGACGCGCAAGATTACGCGAGCGGTAGCCAGAATTGTTGCTGGCAAACAGAAAAAAACTTACTTGGGTAATCTAGATTCTAAGCGAGACTGGGGCTATGCGAAAGATTACGTGAGAGCAATGTGGCTGATGCTACAACAAGAGCAGCCAGATGATTACGTGATTGCAACTGGTGAAACTTACTCGATTCGAGAATTTTTGGATTTGGCTTTTGGTTATGTCAATTTAAATTGGCAGGATTACGTGGAGTTTGATGAGCGCTATCTGCGCCCAGCTGAGGTTGAGTTGTTGATTGGCGACCCGACTAAGGCAAAACAAAAGTTAGGATGGGAACCTTCTGTTACGTTTCCAGAGTTAGTTGGATTGATGGTGGAAGCAGATTTGCAAAGATTGGGATTGACTTTACCTGATGGTAAGGGAGAGAAATTTGCCCGCGATATTGCTACTATCCGTCAAGATGCAGCTACGGTGATGGAGTAG